The Raphanus sativus cultivar WK10039 chromosome 2, ASM80110v3, whole genome shotgun sequence DNA segment AGGAATTATTCATGAGTATTGTCTATAGCCTCTCACAGAACGTTCCATTCTTTCAACACAAACCAGATGCTACCGGGAGGCTTGGTCTTTCTCCACTACAAAAATGTACGGCAGCAATTCGTATGCTTGCATATGGTTCGGCGGCTGACGCGGTTGACgaatatctccgacttggtgaAAGCACGGCACTTTCGTGTTTACATCATTTCACTGATGGAATAATACAATTATTTGGGGATCAGTATTTACGCAGACCCACACCAGAGGATCTTCAACGACTTCTCGACATTGGAGAAAAACGCGGGTTTCCTGGGATGATTGGAAGCATTGACTGTATGCATTGGAGGTGGAAAAATTGTCCAACCGGTTGGAAAGGACAGTACGCACGTGGATCAAGCAAACCGACAATTGTCTTTAGAGGCTGTAGCTTCACAagatctttggatatggcacAACTTTTTTGGTCCTCCAGGTACCTTAAATGATATTAATGTCCTCGATCGATCtcctgtttttgatgacattatAGAAGGTCGAGCTCCAAGGTTAGAGTACGTGGTCAACGGACACAAGTATAAGTTAGCTTACTATCTCACAGACGGTATATATCCAaaatggtcaacatttatcCAATCTATCTCACGTCCTCAAGGTCCTAAAGCACGGTTATTTGCTAAAAAACAAGAAGCAGCCCGAAAAGATGTGGAACATGCTTTTGGAGTTTTGCAAGCTCGATTTGCGATTGTCAAAAATCCGGCTCTTACATGGGACAAAAAAAGATAGGGAAGATTATGCGAGCATGTATCATAATACACAATATGATAGTCGAAAATGAACGTAATGAATACACTCGCATCGACATATCGGAATTTAAAAAAGGAAGTGTCACCAGAGGTTCACATGTGGAAACCCAAACCGACATGCCTACAAATCTCCATAACATATTTGTCAATCAGAACGAGAAAGAACTTCGGGATAGGCGTATACATGAACCACTGAAAAAAGATTTAATTGAGCATATTTGGAACAAATTTGGTGATGAAtgattattgtatttttatgtataattattgtatttttatgtttaattattgtattttattttatttcttggaataaatttttttaatttcacttttttaaaaaaattatttttttattcctaAGGACTCCGAATTCGGAAACATCATTGGACACACTTTTTAGATTAAGatccttaactattcaaaaaaaaaaaaaaaaactaaactaatcCTAAGGATTCCACAATGGGTTACACCATTGTGGATGgtctaatatataattatatgggCCCCCACATGTGAGAAGAATTCTTAAAGGCAAGGGAACATCAACGGGAACATCAAGATTTACTTCATTGGGCTATTAAACTAATGTAGTGAATTGATGATTCTCTTgtgaaaatttagaaacaagGGGACCACTTTGCTTCTTTGACAAGAAACTGACTACGAGAGAAGAAGCTTCTAATCCAAGCTAGCCTGAGAAGTTTGGCCATACAGAGAGACACTTCGGCATATCACTCTCCATTGGAGAACAAATTGAATAAAAGTTTAATGGATTAAATATAACTCATAAGACTAATGTCGCGTAGATACGCTACGCAATGAGTCTTGCAATGTATTGTAAAAGTCCCCATTTCATTTCGGTGTCTCATAGGCATTCCTTTTTGTTGTCGCCAGCCTAGTTCTGAGTTTCTTTAAAGTGTTTTTGAGTTGCTTTCTGCCTTTGGACCGTATATTTTGCGTTCTGCGCATTGAGCTGCATGCAGTGTCCTCATGTTCTCTAGCCGGCACTCGCCTGAGTGATCCAACTTTCAAGAAAACTTGCTCTACTCAGCTGAGTGCACATACGAAATCATTTACATGTGACATTGTTAAGAATGATAATGGAGTGGTCTAGACTCTAGTGTATGAAGAAGTTGCGATTTACCTCCACCTCAGTAGACTAGAATAATATGAATACGCATGCCACACATTTTCCTTGGCTGGATCATTAACCAGGGTCTCGAGCCTTTGTCATTAGatgtgaaaataaataaatttacttcAGAAGATTTTCTTTAGAACTATTTCTCTCGCTGATCCTTGAAGCATTCTTCTCCAACGCATTCTCACATTTGACCGGTTCATCAATCTTAGTATTCTTATCTCTGTTCTTCAGATAATATCGAGATTGACATAGGAATCATCCTTGCACCGTGTTATGAATGAACACGAACTAACTTGATTAAAGCAAAAACTAATTGAGTCAAAAATCCATTTGGAGtttgtatattaattatgttaatgaatttttttacaATTCTTAGGATCCATAATTATACTAGTTTTAGGAcccattttcctttttttctttaaaaaaatatatttatcctataaaatattttttaaaattttaaagaatataaaCACCAGATGCAATATTCAGATGCAGTATCTAGACGCAGTTACGTGCGTAAACCAAACGAACACGAACTAACTTGATTAAAGCAAAAACTAATCGAGTCAAAAATCCATTTGGAGtttgtatattaattatgttaatgaaattttttataattcttaGGATCCATAGTTATACTAGTTTCAGAACccattttccatttttctttaagaaaacatctttatcttataaaaataattttttaaatcttaaagaGTATAGTAAACTCCACACATCCGACCCAGCGAATAAGTCTTTTTATTAGTGCATAAAGATTTAGACAATTCCACGATTAATACACCTTCTTAGTCACTCTGATCCATATTTGGCAACACCATACCTACGAAGATGTATGTTTGTTTCATACTGCACCCATACCTTTTGAACCACAAATAGGTAGAGAAAACTTTTATTATATCACTTTTAGTTTATTTCACAAAAGAGTtttcaagaaagaaaatgatcaaaaaagaaggacaaatatatatttatacatttagggttaactaatttatacttagagtttagagttaaagGTAGAGTTTTGGGGcgaatgtaaattttaaaaagtttaaaaagtatttgaatttcaaaaaggatttttgaaagaaaaaaatttcaatttgtttttataaaaaatcaaaattgaaaaCATCTAATTCTAAAGGCTTTTTGATTACTTTTATCtttgtgatttgttttgatGACAAAAACTTGAAGATGAGTTATTTGAGAAAATTGTCCGGAAATAACacatagttgacaaaaaaaagt contains these protein-coding regions:
- the LOC130508653 gene encoding uncharacterized protein LOC130508653 codes for the protein MSSSSSDGLDQRLDEVFDEICEDTLNNFLEPQTDKQRKRAYIERNREEGHTRLWNDYFAENPTYEAHLFRRRFRMNKELFMSIVYSLSQNVPFFQHKPDATGRLGLSPLQKCTAAIRMLAYGSAADAVDEYLRLGESTALSCLHHFTDGIIQLFGDQYLRRPTPEDLQRLLDIGEKRGFPGMIGSIDCMHWRWKNCPTGWKGQYARGSSKPTIVFRGCTLNDINVLDRSPVFDDIIEGRAPRLEYVVNGHKYKLAYYLTDGIYPKWSTFIQSISRPQGPKARLFAKKQEAARKDVEHAFGVLQARFAIVKNPALTWDKKR